The Chitinivibrio alkaliphilus ACht1 DNA window ACATGTACTTTGCAGAAAGTCAAAGATCAAATTCGGCCTAAATATACATCTCTTGTGAGGAAGAAACAATACTTTTTTATTTTCTGCTTACCCCGGCTTTTCTTTTTCGTCGTTTCTCTTCATAGAGTAGGCTGTCTGCTTTAGTGAGTACCGCATTAAAAGCTCGTTCTGTGTAGTTTTCAAGAAGTGAGTAACCGATACTGCAACTGAGGGTGAAACCGTTTTCAGGGTGTGCTGTATTGTATGATGCAAAGTTTTTGCGAATCCGTTCTACGATTATTCCTATGGTTGTTGCGTCAATTTGAGATGCAAAAATGGTGAATTCATCTCCCCCTATACGACCGATAATATCTTCTTCTCGAACAGAATTTTTGAGTATTTGTGCAGTTGCTGCAATAGCGGTATCCCCTGCTTTGTGACCAAGGGTATCATTTATTACTTTTAGGCCGTCAAGGTCAATAAACATGAGTCCTGCCACGGTGTTTGTTCTCTTTAATCGTGCAAGCCGTGAGTAGGAGAGTGTTAAAAAACCTCGACGATTATAGAGTTTTGTTAAGTCGTCAGTTATTGAAATTTTCTGCACTTCCTTAATTAAAGAAGCTCCTTTTATTGCCGT harbors:
- a CDS encoding GGDEF domain-containing protein — encoded protein: MTELVFSQWELRGFIEDIITSFDYHSLTKSLLHVKESLKLEYVQVFLYDTPIQYEEWLPPQTANNIIELRGDTISEFDSREQQVPFEHIEHRDKAQSKRLTILYMPIFFNKEQTGILLLEYKRNIPIDAYESIRMGIATAIKGASLIKEVQKISITDDLTKLYNRRGFLTLSYSRLARLKRTNTVAGLMFIDLDGLKVINDTLGHKAGDTAIAATAQILKNSVREEDIIGRIGGDEFTIFASQIDATTIGIIVERIRKNFASYNTAHPENGFTLSCSIGYSLLENYTERAFNAVLTKADSLLYEEKRRKRKAGVSRK